One window of Cryobacterium arcticum genomic DNA carries:
- a CDS encoding response regulator transcription factor has translation MPPPDPIADSVRRRAVLAKLPRISRLDGTAIRVLLVDDEDTLTTLVSLALSYEGWLVDVAHTGQDALRAYRANRPDVIILDIMLPDTDGLSVLRHLRDNGSSTPTLFLTARDSVDDRIIGLTAGGDDYMTKPFNLEELVARLRGLLRRAVQAAPDDGSRLVVGDLSLDETSYQVRRGETDIMLTTTEFDLLRYFMRNPMRVLSRAQILDEVWNYDFAGRASIVDLYVSYLRKKIDADRAPMLQTVRGVGYLLRAAE, from the coding sequence TTGCCCCCGCCCGACCCGATTGCGGACTCCGTGCGCCGGCGCGCCGTGCTCGCCAAGCTTCCGCGCATCTCCCGGCTCGACGGAACGGCCATCCGGGTTCTGCTCGTCGACGACGAAGACACCCTCACTACTCTGGTGAGCCTCGCTCTCAGCTATGAGGGCTGGCTGGTCGATGTGGCGCACACCGGTCAGGATGCGCTGCGCGCGTACCGCGCCAACCGGCCGGACGTGATCATCCTGGACATCATGCTGCCCGACACCGACGGGCTGAGCGTGCTGCGGCACCTGCGCGACAACGGGTCGAGCACCCCCACCCTCTTCTTGACCGCGCGGGACTCCGTGGACGACCGCATCATCGGTCTCACGGCCGGCGGCGACGACTACATGACCAAGCCGTTCAACCTGGAGGAGCTCGTGGCCCGGCTGCGCGGGCTGCTGCGCCGCGCCGTGCAGGCCGCGCCCGACGACGGCTCCCGGCTCGTGGTCGGCGATCTCAGCCTCGACGAGACCAGCTACCAGGTGCGGCGCGGCGAGACCGACATCATGCTCACCACGACGGAGTTCGACCTGCTGCGCTACTTCATGCGCAATCCGATGCGGGTTCTCAGCCGCGCGCAGATCCTCGACGAGGTCTGGAACTACGACTTCGCCGGCAGGGCGAGCATCGTGGACCTCTACGTGTCCTACCTGCGCAAGAAGATCGACGCCGACCGGGCGCCGATGCTGCAGACCGTGCGCGGCGTGGGGTACCTGCTGCGGGCTGCCGAGTGA
- a CDS encoding sensor histidine kinase yields the protein MTTRWSLRRRLVVGIAGVVASMMLASGILSIVALGTSTITVADAQLTASISALSRSVDKFGHSAGGATDGTDHSRAGHSGAGYSGGGYTDKGAGHPDTAARDTGEVRTKSLVDFVGHGRGSVIAILWRGEVVDSALFSDTGAVVLTTDVAADIARSVEASGGTAPNRTLELGELGRYRLATVVNDGDVLVAAVPLAAADQAQLRQGVAIAILTVLALIGTIVGTIVVVRLALRPLGRVVDTAVAVTSLKLDAGDHGIAPRVAPADTDPRTEAGQVGEALNQLLDHVDTALSVRAATDRRMRRFVTDASHELRTPLAAIQGYAELTRQDSAELPEVTEYSLARIESEARRMSSLVADLLLLARLDEGQDLHVDDVDLADLLLTAVNDARASAPGHTWIAEVPDTAVVVRGDRERLHQLLVNLLSNAQGHTPAGSVVTTTLRVDGPGLPVQLSVRDNGPGIDADLLPVIFERFARGDASRATGSGGTRSTGLGLAIAQSIAEAHGGTIRAFSSPAGSTFTVAIPLPPAPSRPSSEL from the coding sequence GTGACCACCCGCTGGAGCCTCCGGCGCCGCCTCGTGGTGGGCATCGCGGGCGTCGTGGCCAGCATGATGCTCGCCTCGGGCATCCTGAGCATCGTGGCGCTGGGCACGTCGACGATCACGGTGGCGGATGCGCAACTGACGGCCTCGATCTCGGCGTTGAGCCGGTCGGTCGACAAGTTCGGCCACAGCGCCGGCGGTGCCACGGACGGCACCGACCACAGCCGGGCCGGGCACAGCGGCGCCGGTTACAGCGGGGGCGGCTACACCGACAAGGGCGCCGGTCATCCGGACACCGCCGCCCGCGACACCGGCGAGGTGCGCACCAAGTCGCTCGTCGACTTCGTCGGGCACGGGCGCGGCAGCGTGATCGCCATCCTCTGGCGTGGCGAGGTGGTCGACTCCGCCCTGTTCTCCGACACCGGAGCCGTGGTGCTCACCACGGATGTGGCCGCAGACATCGCGCGGTCGGTCGAGGCCTCCGGCGGCACGGCGCCCAACCGCACCCTCGAGTTGGGCGAGCTGGGTCGCTACCGCCTGGCCACGGTGGTCAATGACGGCGACGTGCTCGTGGCCGCCGTGCCGCTGGCCGCGGCCGACCAGGCGCAGCTGCGTCAGGGAGTGGCCATCGCCATCCTGACCGTGCTCGCCCTGATCGGAACCATCGTCGGCACCATCGTGGTGGTGCGCCTGGCGCTCCGCCCGCTCGGCCGGGTGGTCGACACGGCCGTGGCCGTCACCTCGCTCAAGCTCGATGCGGGCGATCACGGCATCGCGCCCCGCGTGGCGCCCGCCGACACCGACCCCCGCACCGAGGCCGGCCAAGTGGGCGAGGCGCTCAACCAGTTGCTCGACCACGTCGACACGGCACTGAGCGTGCGGGCGGCGACCGACCGGCGCATGCGCCGGTTCGTCACGGATGCCTCGCACGAACTGCGCACCCCGCTCGCGGCCATCCAGGGCTACGCCGAACTCACCCGGCAGGACAGCGCGGAGCTGCCCGAGGTGACCGAGTACTCGCTCGCGCGCATCGAGTCGGAGGCCCGGCGGATGAGCTCGCTCGTGGCCGACCTGCTGCTGCTCGCCCGCCTCGACGAGGGACAGGACCTGCACGTCGACGACGTGGACCTTGCCGACCTGCTGCTCACCGCGGTCAACGATGCCCGGGCCTCCGCGCCGGGGCACACCTGGATCGCGGAGGTGCCGGACACGGCGGTCGTCGTGCGCGGTGACCGGGAACGGCTGCACCAGCTGCTGGTGAACCTGCTTTCCAACGCACAGGGCCACACCCCGGCCGGCAGCGTCGTGACCACCACGCTGCGCGTGGACGGCCCGGGCCTGCCGGTGCAGCTGAGTGTGCGGGACAACGGGCCGGGCATCGACGCCGACCTGCTCCCGGTGATCTTCGAGAGGTTCGCCCGCGGCGACGCCTCCCGGGCAACGGGATCCGGCGGCACCCGCAGCACCGGACTCGGCCTGGCGATCGCCCAGTCGATCGCCGAGGCGCACGGCGGCACCATCCGGGCCTTCTCCTCCCCCGCCGGCAGCACCTTCACGGTCGCCATTCCGCTCCCGCCCGCCCCCTCCCGCCCCTCCAGCGAGCTGTGA
- a CDS encoding 2'-5' RNA ligase family protein yields MPRLVVVLPLAPLTVGASFAVAEWPLHVTVLAPFQTDAAPAAIGDALHAAVAGQPPLTLVAGADELFGRRHDIPVTLLLAHAGLDRLRDAVVDAIRPFATAPDEPAFAGPDFRAHVTHKPPARLHPGDTLTLSQIALVDMLPRAHAAGRTVLAAHPFLAPKPLANCDLSPRKPGSLGA; encoded by the coding sequence ATGCCTCGCCTCGTTGTCGTGCTCCCGCTGGCGCCGCTGACGGTCGGCGCGAGCTTCGCCGTGGCCGAGTGGCCGCTGCACGTCACGGTGCTGGCGCCCTTCCAGACGGATGCCGCCCCCGCCGCCATCGGCGACGCCCTCCATGCGGCCGTGGCCGGCCAGCCGCCCCTCACCCTCGTCGCCGGCGCCGACGAGCTGTTCGGGCGGCGGCACGACATCCCCGTCACGCTGCTCCTGGCACATGCCGGGCTCGACCGGCTGCGCGACGCCGTGGTCGACGCCATCCGCCCGTTCGCCACGGCCCCCGACGAACCGGCCTTCGCCGGCCCGGACTTCCGCGCCCACGTGACGCACAAACCTCCCGCCAGACTGCATCCCGGCGACACGCTCACGCTGAGCCAGATCGCCCTGGTCGACATGCTCCCCCGCGCGCACGCCGCCGGCCGCACGGTCCTGGCCGCCCACCCCTTCCTCGCCCCAAAACCCCTCGCGAACTGTGACTTAAGCCCTAGAAAACCGGGTTCACTGGGGGCATAA
- a CDS encoding sugar kinase, with the protein MVERTGRIVTLGGTMALLRAETPAPLAHVHELALGIGGAESNLAIALARLGTPVSWVGRVGADSLGERVLRELRAEGLDVHGTVDPEALTGLMIKERRTSDTVKVWYYRSGSAGSRLTPADVAPGLIEEATLLHVTGISLALSDSARDTVLSAVARAQAAGVPVSFDVNHRASLWCDRDAAAAAYREVAASATMVFAGEDEARLLTGADETASVADLARSIAALGPDQVLIKLGADGCLALVDGTEHRQAAVPVRVVDTVGAGDAFVAGYLAELVAGRPVAERLRTAVTTGAFACLTPGDWEGMPRRHELALLHQAEPVSR; encoded by the coding sequence GTGGTTGAGCGCACCGGCCGGATTGTCACGCTCGGCGGGACCATGGCGCTGCTGCGCGCCGAGACACCGGCTCCGCTGGCCCACGTGCACGAGCTCGCGCTGGGCATCGGCGGCGCCGAGAGCAACCTGGCGATCGCGCTGGCCCGGCTCGGCACCCCGGTCAGCTGGGTGGGCCGGGTGGGTGCCGACAGCCTGGGCGAGCGCGTGTTACGCGAGCTCCGCGCCGAAGGGTTGGATGTGCACGGCACGGTCGACCCCGAGGCACTCACCGGGCTGATGATCAAGGAGCGCCGCACGAGCGACACGGTCAAGGTCTGGTACTACCGCTCCGGTAGCGCCGGAAGCCGCCTGACCCCGGCGGATGTGGCGCCCGGCCTCATCGAGGAGGCCACCCTGCTGCACGTCACCGGCATCAGCCTCGCCCTCTCCGACAGCGCCAGGGACACGGTGCTTTCCGCCGTGGCCCGCGCCCAGGCCGCCGGGGTGCCGGTGTCGTTCGACGTCAACCATCGGGCCTCGCTCTGGTGCGACCGGGATGCCGCCGCCGCCGCCTACCGGGAGGTTGCGGCGAGCGCGACGATGGTCTTCGCCGGCGAGGACGAGGCCAGGCTGCTCACCGGCGCCGACGAGACTGCCTCCGTGGCCGACCTCGCCCGGTCGATCGCCGCACTCGGCCCCGACCAGGTGCTGATCAAGCTCGGCGCCGACGGCTGCCTCGCCCTGGTCGACGGCACCGAGCACCGGCAGGCGGCGGTGCCCGTGCGGGTGGTGGACACCGTGGGAGCCGGCGATGCCTTCGTGGCCGGGTACCTGGCCGAACTGGTGGCCGGGCGGCCGGTGGCCGAGCGGTTGCGCACCGCCGTGACCACGGGCGCGTTCGCCTGCCTCACCCCCGGCGACTGGGAGGGCATGCCGCGCCGGCACGAGCTCGCCCTGCTGCACCAGGCCGAGCCGGTGAGCCGCTGA
- a CDS encoding multidrug effflux MFS transporter — protein MSSPQPRATAPTSSPLSTKSEVSNAGGVSAALLVVLALLSALAPFAIDMYLPAFPTMTADLNTSATSIQLTLTAFFIGIAAGQLVFGPLSDRFGRVRPLVIGSILLILASAAAALAPTVGILIVARFVQGLTGAAGMVVGRAIVSDLAVGKPAARAFSLMMVVSGVAPVLAPFVGSLLVGPVGWRGVLWVVTALSVLMLAAVLLVVRESHPAERRAHARIRVPGEASPMRALWSRVFIANTVTFIFAFAVMMAYISASPFVYQVMIGMGPVTYGITFGVNALGLVGASAFSARLAHAVGPARVLQIGIAVMLVSTAALFVLVVTGAPAATFIVPIFIAVASVGLVLGNATALALGAVPKAAGTASAVLGAAQFALAALVSPMVTIAGEDTALPLAITMLAAAVIALIGIITARNSTREAIRR, from the coding sequence ATGTCCTCACCACAGCCACGGGCCACCGCGCCTACCTCAAGTCCTCTCAGTACCAAGTCAGAGGTCTCCAATGCTGGCGGAGTGTCCGCGGCCCTTCTTGTCGTCCTCGCTCTTCTCTCCGCGTTGGCACCGTTCGCCATCGACATGTATCTGCCGGCCTTCCCGACCATGACGGCCGATCTGAACACGTCTGCCACATCGATTCAACTCACACTCACTGCCTTCTTCATCGGAATCGCTGCCGGCCAACTTGTGTTCGGGCCGCTCTCCGATCGGTTTGGGCGCGTTCGCCCACTCGTGATCGGGAGCATCCTTCTGATCCTCGCCAGCGCGGCCGCTGCGCTTGCACCGACAGTGGGCATCCTCATCGTGGCCCGCTTCGTGCAGGGGTTGACCGGCGCCGCCGGAATGGTGGTGGGCCGGGCGATAGTGTCAGACCTCGCCGTCGGCAAGCCGGCGGCGCGCGCGTTCAGCCTGATGATGGTCGTCAGTGGAGTCGCACCCGTGCTCGCGCCGTTCGTTGGAAGTCTGCTGGTCGGGCCGGTCGGCTGGCGCGGAGTGCTGTGGGTGGTAACCGCATTGTCGGTTCTGATGCTTGCCGCCGTGCTCCTGGTTGTGAGGGAATCGCACCCAGCGGAACGCCGCGCTCACGCGCGAATCCGGGTGCCCGGAGAGGCGTCACCTATGCGGGCGCTCTGGTCGCGAGTATTCATCGCGAACACTGTCACGTTCATCTTCGCCTTCGCGGTCATGATGGCCTACATCTCGGCATCGCCGTTCGTGTACCAGGTGATGATCGGAATGGGTCCCGTCACATACGGAATCACCTTCGGTGTGAACGCCCTGGGGCTGGTGGGTGCTAGCGCGTTCTCCGCTCGACTCGCTCACGCCGTCGGTCCGGCCCGGGTGCTGCAGATCGGGATCGCGGTGATGTTGGTCTCAACCGCGGCCCTGTTCGTGCTCGTCGTCACGGGTGCACCGGCAGCTACCTTCATCGTCCCGATCTTTATCGCCGTGGCGAGCGTTGGCCTGGTTCTCGGCAATGCCACGGCGCTCGCACTGGGCGCGGTTCCCAAGGCGGCGGGAACCGCATCGGCGGTACTTGGCGCGGCCCAGTTCGCTCTGGCCGCCCTCGTGTCACCGATGGTGACCATAGCCGGTGAGGACACAGCACTCCCACTGGCGATCACGATGCTCGCCGCCGCGGTCATCGCGTTGATTGGCATCATTACCGCTCGCAACTCAACGCGCGAAGCCATCCGCCGCTAG
- a CDS encoding MarR family winged helix-turn-helix transcriptional regulator: MFPNAPASPIPTDVDRYADLAEVILRAARELSFREHRDSGTISLTPANANVMRYIDRNPGATPSDVADATGVLRSNLSASLRELERLGFVERRSDPADGRGVQLFPTERAARNLAVIRAGWGEHARDALGDLAGVEDTTALIERLTAGLVQARRAHRS; encoded by the coding sequence ATGTTCCCGAATGCACCCGCCTCCCCCATCCCGACTGACGTGGATCGCTATGCAGACCTGGCTGAAGTCATTCTGCGGGCGGCGCGCGAATTGAGCTTCCGCGAACATCGCGACTCTGGAACGATTTCCCTGACGCCGGCCAACGCCAACGTGATGCGGTACATCGATCGCAACCCCGGTGCGACACCGAGTGATGTCGCTGACGCGACCGGTGTCTTGCGCAGCAACCTCAGCGCCTCGTTGCGAGAGCTGGAAAGACTCGGCTTCGTCGAGCGGAGAAGCGACCCAGCCGACGGACGCGGCGTGCAACTGTTTCCCACCGAACGCGCCGCGCGCAACCTCGCCGTCATTCGAGCCGGATGGGGGGAACACGCGCGCGACGCACTCGGAGACCTCGCCGGCGTTGAGGACACGACGGCGCTCATCGAGCGACTGACCGCCGGCCTCGTTCAAGCCCGCAGAGCCCACCGGTCGTAG
- a CDS encoding DUF1697 domain-containing protein has protein sequence MTSFVALLRGINVGGNNLIAMSDVVTEFRAAGYTNVSTHGQSGNVLFETDSGGIELENTIEDMLHERFNVPILVLTRSHQELAATVAQAPADHGSDQLRSDVFFLKLPLTAEAAFAELPELREGVDSIAPGPGALYFSRVAARATTTRIQRLYAMPMFQQMTVRTWRVTTRLLKLLDT, from the coding sequence GTGACTTCGTTCGTGGCACTCCTACGTGGCATCAACGTGGGCGGTAACAACCTGATCGCAATGAGTGACGTTGTGACGGAATTTCGAGCGGCCGGTTACACGAACGTCAGCACACATGGCCAAAGCGGTAACGTCCTGTTCGAAACAGACAGTGGGGGCATCGAACTCGAAAACACCATCGAGGACATGCTCCACGAGCGTTTCAACGTCCCGATCCTCGTCTTGACTCGTTCGCACCAAGAACTAGCCGCGACCGTAGCGCAAGCACCCGCCGATCATGGCTCGGATCAATTGCGCAGCGACGTGTTCTTCCTCAAACTCCCGCTCACGGCCGAAGCTGCTTTCGCTGAGCTACCCGAGCTGCGCGAGGGAGTGGATTCGATCGCGCCCGGACCGGGAGCGCTCTACTTCTCACGCGTCGCCGCCCGGGCAACCACAACCCGCATCCAACGGCTCTATGCAATGCCCATGTTCCAGCAGATGACCGTGCGGACCTGGCGGGTCACGACCCGGCTCCTGAAACTACTGGACACCTGA